One genomic segment of Acanthochromis polyacanthus isolate Apoly-LR-REF ecotype Palm Island chromosome 9, KAUST_Apoly_ChrSc, whole genome shotgun sequence includes these proteins:
- the atcayb gene encoding caytaxin, with protein sequence MGTAEATLRMDSMEVKDEWQDEDFPRPLPEDGDIDSCGLTDNRTNPPTSLNVGESMTQRKRRTLVAPDMNLSLDQSEGSVLSDDFLETPDDLDINVDDIETPDETDSLEFINNGNELEWEDDTPVATAKRLPGESEEERDSSGRLWRTVIIGDQEQRIDMQVIRPYLRVVTHGGYYGEGLNAIIVFAACHLPDSSCEDYAYIMENLFLYVVSSLELLVAEDYMIIYLNGATPRRKMPGISWLKRCYQMIDRKLRKNLKCLIIAHPTWFIRTVLAISRPFISVKFMDKIRYVQTLEELSQIIPMEHVQIPECVLQYDDEKIRTQRERLEQERQQTNSTLPKERPKSMIAEVGRDI encoded by the exons GCCGCTACCAGAAGATGGAGATATTGATTCATGTGGCCTCACTGACAACAGAACCA ATCCTCCAACCAGTCTGAATGTGGGGGAGTCCATGACCCAGCGTAAGCGTCGCACACTTGTTGCCCCTGACATGAACCTGTCTCTGGACCAGAGTGAAGGCTCAGTGCTCTCTGATGACTTCCTGGAAACCCCTGATGACCTGGACATCAATGTTGATGACATTGAGACTCCTGATGAGACCGACTCTCTGGAGTTCATTAACAATGGCAACGAACTGGAGTGGGAAG ATGACACTCCTGTTGCCACTGCTAAGCGTCTTCCAGGTGAAagtgaggaggagagagacTCGTCTGGTCGTCTGTGGCGAACAGTGATCATCGGTGACCAGGAGCAACGTATTGACATGCAGGTCATCAGACCATACCTGAGGGTGGTCACACATGGAG GTTACTATGGTGAGGGTTTGAATGCCATCATTGTGTTTGCAGCCTGCCACCTGCCTGACAGCAGCTGTGAGGACTATGCATACATCATGGAGAATCTATTTCt GTATGTTGTAAGCAGCCTGGAGCTGCTGGTGGCAGAAGACTACATGATTATTTACCTGAATGGAGCAACTCCTCGCAGGAAGATGCCTGGCATCAGCTGGCTGAAGAGATGCTACCAGATGATAGACAGGAA ACTGAGAAAGAATCTAAAGTGTCTCATTATTGCTCACCCAACATGGTTCATCCGCACTGTCCTGGCGATCTCAAGACCTTTCATCAG TGTGAAATTCATGGATAAGATCCGTTATGTTCAAACGTTGGAGGAACTCAGCCAGATTATCCCCATGGAGCATGTGCAGATCCCTGAGTGCGTGCTGCA GTATGATGATGAGAAGATTAGAACACAAAGGGAAAG ACTTGAACAGGAGCGGCAGCAGACAAACTCAACGCTCCCTAAAGAAAG GCCAAAGTCAATGATAGCAGAGGTTGGTCGTGACATCTGA